GTAGTCCAACCCCAAGGCATTGGCGGCGGCACGGGCGCGCGGCTGGCCGCCGATCTCATCGTGGTCGGTCAGCGACCACAGCTGCACGCCGTTGCCCTGCGCGCGTGCTGCCAGCTGCTCCGGGCTGAGCGTGCCGTCCGACACCGTGGAGTGGCAGTGCAGGTCGGCGTTGAGGCCGGGTGCAGGGGACGGGGGGCGAGTCGCGCGGGCAGGGCTGTTCACCCCGGCATTCTAGGAAGGCGAGACGGCCGGCGCTGTCACAGGGTCAACAGGGCCGGCCGGGGGACGGCTGGGTGAATGGCTGGGGGACCGGCCGGGTTCAGGCGGGCAGGGGGGCGTCGCAGCGCGGCAGCCAGGCGGCTGCTTCGGCCGCCGGGCGGGGGGGGCTGAAGAGGTAGCCCTGCGCCGCCTCGCAGCCCAGGGCGGTGAGGAAGGCCAGTTGCTCGCTGGACTCCACCCCCTCTGCCAGCACCGAGATGCCCAGGCTGCGCCCCAGCGTCACCATGGTGCTCACCAGCTGGGCGTCGTTGGCATCGCCGGGCAGGTCGTTGATGAAGCTGCGGTCGATCTTGAGCTTGCCCACCGGGAAGCGCTTCAGGTAGGCGAGCGACGAGTAGCCCGTGCCGAAGTCGTCGATGGCCAGCTGCACGCCCTGGGCCTGCAGCGAGCGCAGGAAGCCCTCGGCGTGTTCGCCCTGTTCCATCAGGCCGGACTCGGTGATCTCCAGCTCCAGCCGGTCGGGGGGCAGCCCGGAGGCGGCCAGGGCGGCGCGCAGGCGCTCGTCGGTGCCGCCGCGGCGCGCTTCGACCGGCGAGAGGTTGATCGCGATGCGGCCGAAGTCCAGCCCCGCATCCAGCCAGGCGCGGCCCTGGCGGCAGGCCTCGCGCGTCACCCAGTCGCCCAGCGCGATGATCTGGCCGGTTTCCTCCAGCATCGGGATGAAGATGGCCGGCCCGACGGGCGGCAGGTCGGGCTGGTCCAGGCGCACCAGCGCCTCCAGGCCGACCAGCCGCTGGTCGCTCAGGCGGTACAGGGGCTGGTACCAGAGCTGGAACTCATTGCGCTCCAGGGCGCGGCGCAGGCGGTTGTCCAGCGCGAGGCGGTACTGCGCCGCCTCGGTCATCGACCCGGTGTAGTAGCGGTAGGTGTTGCGCCCGGCGCGCTTGGCCTGGTACATCGCGGCGTCGGCGTCGCGCACCAGCTCGCCCACGCTGTGGCCATCGTTCGGGTAGAGGCTGATGCCGATGCTGGCCTGGACGTACACCGAGGTGTCGCCGATGCGGAAGGGCTCGTCCAGCAGGTGGAGGAGGTCCTGGGCGACGTGGCCGGCGTCCTGCTGGTCGCGCAGGTGCTCCATCACCAGCACGAACTCGTCCCCGCCGAGGCGGCCCAGCGTATCTTCGCGTCGGGTGCGCTGGGAGAGCCGGGCGGACACGGCCATCAGCAGGTGGTCGCCGGCGTCGTGGCCGAGGCTGTCGTTGACGGTCTTGAAGTTGTCCAGGTCGATGAACAGCACCGCCACCTGCGTTTCCAGCCGCTGGGCGGCGGCCAGCGCATGCTCCAGGCGCGACAGCACCATCGGCCGGTTGGGCAGCTGGGTCAGCGGGTCGTAGTGCGCCATGTGCTGCAGGCGCTCCTCGGTCAGCTTGTGCGAGGTGGTGTCGGTGAACACCGCGACGTAGTGGCTGGGCCGCCCCTGCCCATCCCTGACCGTGGCGATGGAGATCCACTGGGCGTAGAGCTTGCCATCCTTGCGGTGGTTCCACATCTCGCCCTGCCAGTGGCCCTGCGCGGCCAGCGTTTGCCACATCTGCTCGTAGAACGCGCTGTCCTGCCGGCCGGACTGCAGCAGTTGGGGGCGCTGGCCGATCACCTCCTCCTCGCTGTAGCCGGTGATCTCGGTGAAGGCGCGGTTGACGGAGACGATGGTGGACGTCAGGTCGGTGACCATCACGCCGTCCTGGGTGCTCTCCAGCGCCGCGGCGTGCAACTTCATGCGCTCCTGGGAGTCGCGCAGCGCGGCCTCGCGGGCGTACTGTGCGCGGGCAAAGGCGATGTCCGCGGCCACCTCCTCGAACAGCTGCTGCTCGTCCGCGTCGGCGGGGTCCAGGTGGGTGTGCGCGAGCACCAGGGCGGCGTCGCAGCGCGTGTCGCAGCGCAGCGGCAGGGCCACCAGGTCGAAGGCCTGCCCGTCCGGGGTGTTCCAGGTGTCCTGCGCCCAGTGGGGCTGCCCGTGGGCGATGGCCTGCCAGGCCGACCGTGCCGCGACGGCGGGCGGTTCAGGTGCCGGGCTGGCACCCCCCGGGGCTGAGGCCGCGGCCTGCGCGAGCGTGCGCGCCGGAGACTCCGGCGTCTCGGCGGTGCCGTCGAAGCTCAGTACCCAGGCGGCGCGGAAGTTCCCCTGCGTGATCGCCATGGCACAGATGCGCGTGAACAGGTCGGGCTCGCTGTGGGTCTGGACGATGGCCTGATTGACCTGGCTGAGGAAGCTGTACAGGCGCGAAAGCACCTGCACGCGCCGCTCGGCCAGCTTGCGCTCGGTGATGTCCCAGCTCACCCAGACCACCTGGTCCTGGTCGGGCAGGGCGGCTGCGCGGCCCTCGAAGTGGCGCCGGCCGGCAGGCGTGTCGAGTTCCAGCTCCATCTGGGCCGGCTGGCGGGTCTCCAGCGCCCGGCGGATGGTGGCCATCACGCGCTCGGCCAGCTCCGGCGGCAGGTGCTCCGCCACCGACCGCCCCAGCAGGCTGTCGCTGGGGGCGGCAAACTTCTCGGGCGGCCCCCAGGCGCCCTGGTAGCGCCCCTCGGCGTCGATCAGGAAGGAGACTTCCGGGATCGCCGTGGTGAGCGCGCTCAGCCGGCGCTCGTTGGCGGCCAGTTGGGCCACCGCCCGCTCGCGCTGCTGCTGGCTGCGGTGCATCTGCCACATCAGCGCGGCGGCCAGGCCGCCCACCAGCAGCAGCGTGAAGGTGGTGCGTCGGGCCTGGGCGCGCAGGCGCTCGCCGTGTTCGGCGTGCACGGCCAGTTCGACGTCCATGGCCGCGGACATCAGCTCGCCCTGGTCGGCGCGCAGCGCCAGCGCTGGCGCGGTGGGGCGCTCATCCAGGCGGCTCTGCACGCTGTTGCGCAGGGCCTGCAGCGCGCTCAGGTAACGCGTGGCGGCCTCGCGGCGCGCCTGCGTGAGCTGCGCCGGCAGCTCGATGTCGGCCACGGCCGGGGCGTCCTCGGCCAGCAGGCGGGCCTGGTACAGGGCGGTGGCCAGATCGGCGCTGACCATGGCCGCACTGACGGTGCTGTCGCCGGCACGCAGCCGTTCGGCATAGAGCTGGGCGCGCTGCACGCTCTGCTGTGCCGTCGCGATGGCCTGGCGCGGTCCGACGGTGGCGTCCAGCGTGGCGGTCCAGCTCAGGTGGCCCCAGGCGATCAGCCCCAGGCAGACCAGCGCGAACAGGGCGGTGGCCGCGTATTGCCGCTGGCGGGCAGCGGGCCAGTTCTTCACGGGCGACCCTCCTGCGCGGTGGGCGCGGGGGGCCGCGCTGGGGCGATCGGCAGCTCGTCCGGCTGGAAGCCGTAGGCCTGCGCCAGCCTCTGGTGGGCGGGGCTGCCCAGGAAGCCTGCCAGCGCCGCGTCCAGGCGCGGCAGCCGCTCGTCGCCCAGGCGCATTGCATACGCGGGCAGGCCAGCCGCCCCCGCCATCGCGGGCGCCTGGAAGGGGTCGGCCAGCTCGCCGCCCGGGGCGCCGCTGACCCGCATCGCCCAGCGCAGCGATGGTGCCGACAGCGCGAAGCCCGCCGCTCGGTTGGAGCGCACTGCGGCAATGCCCGATTGCACATCGGGCACCTTCAGCAGGCGCGAGTCGTCGATCCCGGCCGCGCCGGCCAGGGACGCCTCCACGCTGCCGCGGATGACCGCCAGCCAGGCCTGGGGCCGGTCGCGCAGGTCTTCCAGGCGATGCAGCCCCATCGGGTTGAAGGCGGTCACCAGCAGGCCCATTTGCACGCGGGCGGTGGGCCGGGAGAAGGTGATCAGCATGGCCCGCTCGGGCGCGGCGAACAGGCCGGCGGCGATCAGGTCGATGCGGCCCATGCGCAGCTCGTGGATGAGCTGGCCGAATTCCAGGTGCACCCACTCCGGCTCGGGCGGGCCGGCGCGGGTGAGCACGGCGCGCAGGACGTCGGGCGATTCGCCGAACACCCGCCCTTCCAGCCCGACGCCGGCGTAGGGCAGTTCGATGCTGTAGGCCACCCGCAGGCGCTGCGGCGCATCGGCAGAGCGATCAGGAACCACCCACGCCGGCGGGGCCAGCACCATCACCACGCCGATGACCATGCCGGCCAGCACCGCGACGATCCATGCCGACACGCCCAGCGAATGCCTGGCCTCCTTGTCCATCGCCACGCCTCCTGTCCTTCCTTCGGCCTGCTACATGGCCGGCCCGCCGGCGCCCCGCTCCCGGGCCGGCAGGTGTACCGTGCGGGTTGGGGCGGCCGGCTGGACCGGTGTGGCCTTGTCGATCGTGGGCCGCATGGGCCGATTGCTGCGCGATGACGCAACCGCGCGATTTTCTCATTTTGACCCATTCGACCAGGCTTGCCCCCCCAGGTGACCCGGTTTCGACCGATCCAGGGGGGCGTTGGCCCGGCGGGACAGGGGGGCGGCCTGTGTGGTTTCAGCCCTGCCGGATCAGTTGCTGCGCGCGTTCGCCGACCTTGGCGATGACGGCGTCCAGGCTGGACCGCTCGGCCGGATCCAGCGCGTCGAGCAGGAAGGCCACCCGAGCTTCCACCAGCGGCACGACCTTGCGCACCAGCGCCGTGCCGGGCGGCAGCAACTCGATCACCCGGTTGCGCCGGTCGCCGGGATCCTCGCTGCGTTGGATCAGGCCGTCCTGCTCCAGCCGGGTCACCGCGCGGCTGACCTGCATCTTGTCCAGCGTGGTGTGCGCGATCACGTCGGCCGTCTTCATCGCACCGTTCTCGTACAGCGCCGCCACCACGCGCCACTCGTCGCGGCTGAGCTCGAAGCGCTCGGCGTAGACCTGTGCCATCGCGCGGCTCACGGTGTCCGCCAGCACCGCCAGCTGGTAGGGAAAGAAGGACTGCAGCTTGAGGGTCATGGCTGTGCAGGGAGTCGCATGTCGGTGGCGTGAATGGTAACAAACGATATGAACTGGCTTGGGGCGTGTAACGCATCCGGACCTGCGCCGGATCAAGCATTTGAATGACAAACAGGCGGTTCGGCGCGATACCCGAGTGCCGAACGCGGGATCACAAAGCACTTGCGTTATTAGTCACAAGCGTTACTATATGGGCCAGTCGCTGGTCTACCGTGCCGGCGCAACCGAGCCACCCGCACCCGTTGACCGAGGAGACCGCCCCATGAACATCCAGCGCATCCACCACGTTGCCTACCGCTGCCGCGACGCCAAGGAAACCGTCGAGTGGTACCGCAAGCACCTAGGCATGGAGTTCGTGCTCGCGATCGCCGAGGACCAGGTTCCCTCCACCCACGCGCCCGACCCCTACATGCACCTGTTCATGGATGCGGGCAACGGCAACGTGCTGGCCTTCTTCGAGCTGCCCAACTCCCCGGCCATGGGCCGCGACCCCAACACCCCGGACTGGGTCCAGCACATCGCCTTCAAGGTCGGTAGCGTGCAGGAACTGGAAGAGACCAAGGCCCGGCTGGAGGCCAGCGGCATCGCCGTGGTGGGCGTGACCGACCACACCATCTTCAAGTCGATCTACTTCTTCGACCCCAACGGCCACCGCCTGGAACTGGCCGCCGACACCGGCACGCCCGAGATGTACAAGAAGCTCGACGACGTGAAGTGGGAGATGCTGGAAGAGTGGTCCAAGACGCGCCGCGCCCCCAAGCACGCCGCCTGGATGCACGAAAAAGAGTTCACGCAGTGAGCCGAAGCGGCCCCGCCGCTGCCACCGCCCGGTCATGCGCCCTTTGATGCGCCCACTGTTGCGCCCGACCCGGCGCCAGACTGAAGTCCTGCGAGGAGACCCTGTGCTCAAGACCTATACCTACCCCCAGTTCGACTACCGCCAGAGCGCGGAGCAGAAAGAAGGCCGCGTCGCCCGCCACCCGGTGGTGATCATCGGTGCCGGCCCGATCGGCCTGACCGCCGCGTTGGAATGTGCCGCCCGCGGCCTGCCGGCCGTGGTGCTGGACGACAACAACACCGTCAGCATCGGCTCGCGCGCCGTCTGCTACGCCAAGCGGCCGCTGGAGATCTGGGACCGCCACGGCCTGGGCGAAGGCTTCGTCGAGCGTGGCGTGAGCTGGAAGGTGGGTCGCGTATTCCACCGCGAGGAGCAGGTCTACCAGTTCGACCTGCTGCCCGAGCCGCACCACAAGATGCCGGCGATGATCAACCTCCAGCAGTACCACGTGGAGGAAGCCATGGTGGCCGCCTGTGGCCGCAGCCCGCTGGTGGACCTGCGCTGGAAGCACAAGCTGCTGAGCCTGGCGCAGGCCGGCGACGTGGCCACGCTGACGGTGGAGACCCCCGACGGCGTGTTCCAGCTGCAGGCCGACTGGGTGATCGCCTGCGACGGTGCCAACAGCGACACGCGCCGCATGGTCGATGGCCAGTTCACCGGCCAGTTCTTCCAGGACCGTTTCCTGATCGCCGACGTGGTGATGGACGCCAGCTTCCCGACCGAGCGCTGGTTCTGGTTCGACCCGCCCTTTCACCGCGGCGCCGTGCGCCCGGACGGCCAGCGCATGCCCACCAGCGTGCTGCTGCACAAACAGGCTGACAACGTCTGGCGCATCGACTTCCAGCTCGGCTGGGACAGCGACCCCGAGGAGGAGAAGCGGCCCGAGAAGGTCATCCCGCGCATCCAGGCCATGCTCGGCCCCGAGGCCAAGTTCGAGCTGGAGTGGGTGTCGGTCTACCAGTTCGCCTGCCGCCGCGTGGACAACTTCCGCTACGGCCGGGTGATCTTTGCCGGCGACGCGGCGCACCAGGTCTCGCCCTTCGGCGCGCGCGGTGCCAACACCGGCGTGCAGGACATCGACAACCTGATCTGGAAGCTCAAGCTGGTGCTCGACGGCGCCGCACCGCCCGCGCTGGTGGACAGCTACCACGAGGAGCGCGCCTACGCCGCCGACGACAACCTGCGCAACTCGACGCGCTCGACCGACTTCATCACGCCCAAGAGCGCGGCCAGCCTGCGCATGCGCGACGCGGTGCTGGAGCTGGCGCGCAGCGAGGCCTTTGCCCGCCCGCTGGTCAACAGCGGCCGGCTGTCCACGCCGACGCCCTACCTGAGCTCCTCGCTCAACACCGCCGACGAGAGCGAGTTTGCCGGGCGCATGAAGCCGGGCACCAACTGTGCCGATGCGCCGCTGCAGCGCGACGGCCAGCCCGTGTGGCTGCTCGACGCGCTGGCCGAGGCGAGCCGTGGGGCGGGGGACTTCGTGCTGCTGGTCTGGGGCGATGGCGGCGTGGCTGCCGAGGCGGTCAACGCGGGGGCGGTGACGGCGCGCGTGCTGCGCGTCGGCCCGGGCGGGCTGCAGGACGCCACGGGCGTGGCCACCGAGCGCTACGACGCCCAGCCCGGCAGCGTCTACCTGATCCGGCCCGACCAGCACGTGGCCGCACGCTGGCGCAGTTTTGACGCGGCCAAGGTGCAGGCGGCGCTGCGGCGCTGCCTGGCGCAGTGATGACCGTTGCTGCCCTGATGCAGGCATCAACGCCGGCATCGATCCTGCCCATGAACGAGGAGAACCCCACATGCCGATGATCCACACCCCCAACCTGTCCGACCCGGACGGCTTCTACGAGGAGCTGATCGACGCCCAGCGCGGCCTCAGCGACGAGCAGGCCCAGCTGATGAACGCCAAGCTGGTGCTGACGCTGGCCAACCACATCGGCGACCGCGAGGTGCTGCGTGAGGCGTTGCAGGTGGCCCGGCCCCTGGGGGCCGCCACCGCGGGGTGATGTGGTCGGGCGGAGGGGCCCGGATTGATGCGTCCGGGTGGATGAGCCCGGATGGATGAGCCCGGGCGGTGCGGGTGGGCAGGACCCGCCGCCGGGCTGGTGCCGGTATCGATAAAATTGGTAACCGAGCCGGCTGGGTGCCAAGGTGTCTGACGGCCGATCACCTGAAGCCTGACGCCGCCCGCACCATGTCCCTCCGAAGCCCGACCGCCCTCCTGGGCTGGTCCCGCCTGCCGTGACGGCCGACGCGGCCGGTCCACGTCTCGACCGCCGCCGCTGGCTGCAGCGCGGCTGCGGGCTGTGGCCGCTGTCCGGCGGCTGGTGCTGGTCTTCCGGCGCGGCGGCGACCCCCCGGCGCCACGCGCCGGCACATGCCGGGGTCGACCTGCAGCTCTGGGGCTACTACCCCTGGTGGATGCGCGAGGACTGGCGGCGGCGGCGCATCGGCCTGTACGACCGCCTGTCCGTCTTCGAGATCGAGATCGGTGACGACGGCCAGCTGCTCGACACCCAGGGCTGGCCGGTGCGCTGGCAGCCGCTGGGCGCGGCGCTGCGTGCCGGCGGTGGCCGCCTCGACGTCACCCTCTTCCTGGCCCAGGCCGAGCGCTTCGAGCGGGTGTTTGGCAGCGCGGAGCGGCGTGAACACCTGCTGGCGCAGGTCCTGGCGCTGTCGTCCCCGGCGGACGGGGTGAACCTGGACGTCGAGATCTACACGCCGCTGACGGCGGCGGCGCGGCGCGGCTACATGGCGTTCTGCACCGCGCTGGCCGCGGGCCTGCATGGCCAGCGCGGCGGGGCATCGGGCGCCCACCCCAGGGCGAAATCGCTGTCCGTCTTCGGTGTGATGGGGGCGGCGGTCGACCTGTATGAACGCCCGGTGCAGGCACTGATCGACCACGTCGTCGTGCAGGGCTACGACGCCCACCATGCCGACAGCCGGCGTGCCGGCCCGGTGGCACCGCTGCGCGGGCCCTACACCCTCACCTGGGAACGCGCCCTGCGGCACTACCTGGCGCTGGGCTGGCCGCGGCACAAGCTGCTGTTCGGGCTGCCCTTCTACGGCTACGAGTGGGCCACCGAGTCGGCCACGCCCGGGGCGGCGACGCTCGGCCAGGGCCGCCAGATCAGCTACGGCGCGGTGGACGAGCGCCTGCTGCCGCAGATCCGCGTCAATGCCCGCGCCGAGGTGCAGCGGCACGGCCTGCGGCGCGACGCGGCCAGCGGCTCCCCCTACTACGTCTACCGCGACGATGGCGGTCACTGGCGCCAGGGCTGGTTCGAGGACGAGACCAGCCTGGCCGCCAAGCTGGACTTCGTGCGCGATGAGGGCCTGGGTGGCGCCGCAGTGTTCCCGGTGGGCTACGACGACGGCGCGTTCGACGCGCTGCTGCAGCGCCGCTTCAGGGGAAGCTGAGCCGCAGGCTGTGCCGGCCCGGCGGCAGCGCCGGGAACACCAGCGCCGAGCTGAATCGGTCGATGCGCCGCAGTTGCGCCGCGCCGGTGCCGCCCGGCGGGGCGCTGGCCTGCAGGCGGGGTGCCTGGTTGGCGCTGCGGTGGCCCACCAGCAGGGTCAGGCCGCTCACCGGGGCGTTGCCGCTGACGCTGACCTGCAGCTCCAGGGTGTTGGCGTCGGGCATGCGCGCGTCCAGGCGGGCCCGTTGGCGCTGGCGCCACCAGTCGGCGATGGCTCCGCCGGTGGCGATCCAGGCCTGCTGATGGCGAGGGCCGATGTGCCGGGTCAGGATCTCCACCGCCTGGGTCATCAGGGTGCTGTGGGTGGGCCGGTTGAGCAGCTGATCGGTGTCGGCAAAGTTCTGGCTGTGCACGCTCAGCAGCCCCAGCCCGCCCAGGCGCAGGTTGAACTCGTACTCGCCCACCAGCGCAGCGCCCACCTGCGCCGGCGTGAGCTTCAGGTCCATGTAGTTCAGGTCATCGAGCTGGCCGCGCGGCAGCACGACCAACGCCCGGGCCGGATCCGGCGAGCCGGCGAAAACGGGCAGCCGGTCGGCACTGCGGCTCGGATCGGCGGTGTGGTGCTGCAGCCCCAGCGCCATCAACAGGGCCTCGGTGGTCTCGTCGTAGGACTCGGTCGGGGCGCGGAAGCCCCGGCCCACGCCGGCCACCCAGTCGCCCTTGGCGCCCAGGGCACCGCGCATCTCGTCGAGCATGCGCTTGAGGCGGCGCTGCTGCTTGTCGCGTGGCAGGTCCTTGAAGCCGTAGTGCACCTCGCCGTGGAAACCGATCTCGTGGTGGCGCGCCAGGCGCTTCACCAGGTCGGCCTGCTTGCGCACCTCGCTGGTCAGGCAGTAGAAGGTGCCGCTGGCCTGGATCTGTTCGAGCAGTTCGGCGAAGTGGATCGCGTTGGCAAACCCCTCCTCGGTGTCCATCTCGATGAGCTGGGCCGCGCGGGTGCCGTTGGGCCAGGCCGCCAGGTGCACGCTGGGCCGGCGCAGCAGCCAGCGCAGCGCCTGGTCGGCCAACGCCTCGAAGTCACCGGGCTGGAAGCTCCAGGCCGTTTCCGCGTAGCCGAACACGACGCGCCGCCCCGGCCGGGCACCACCCTCGTCGTAGACGATCGCCGAGCTGTGCGAATTCGGCTGCAGCACGGTGCGGGCCCAGTCCAGGTAGGCGGCGGCCTCGACCCCGCCCTTGAGCGCCAGGGGCCGCTCGGCCAGCTCGCCCAGCCAGATCCGCCGCCCGGCGGGCACCTCGCGGTTGACGGGGGTGTCGCCGTAGGGGATCAGGAAGCGCCGGTTCGAGGTCGGCTCGATCTCGCCGGTGACGTCCACCCCGGTCAATTCGCGCAGGAAGCCGTGACCCATCCACTGCCCGCCGACATCGCGCGCGCCGGTGGACCAGGTGGTCAGCAGCTGCCCGCCGATGTCGCGAAAGCGCAGCAGCGCTCCCCGCTCGGCCGCACTGAGCGCCACCGTCGAGGGCAGGACCAGCACGTCCTGCGGTTTTAGCGCGGCCAGCTCCTCCGGGCTGTGCAGTTCCCGGAAGACATGCCCGCGCCCCTGCAGCAGGCGGCGCCAGGGGCCCAGCAGGGCGTCGTGGCTGCCGCCTACGCCGGGCAGGTAGGCGCGCGTGCTGGGTGAGGCGTAGAGCGCCACCTGGCCCTCGGCGCGCGCCTGAACCGGCAACAGCAGTGCCAGCGCCGCGACCAACAGCGCGCAGCCCCGCAGGGTGAGCGGCAGCAGGAAGGCCGCGAGCCTCATCCGCGCAGGGCGCCGTCCGCCGGGCCGGGGGCCGCCAGCGCCGCGAAGGGCGTGCCCGAGGCCGAGGGCAGGTAGGGGCGCAGGAAGACCGGCACGAAGGGCTCCGGCGTGGCCGCGGTGGCCGTGCCCTGGGCACGCCGGGCCCGCTGGCGCTCGCGCCGGGCGCGGAAGATGCTGTAGGCCACCACCGCGGCGGCCAGCGTCAGCAGGTTGATGGCCACGCTCATGTAGGCGAGCAGCACGATCGGGTCGAGTTCCATCTAGATCTTTCCTTCTCTGGTGAGCTTGCCCCAGGTCATGTCGAGGCGCAGCAGTTCTTCAAGGGTGGCGATGAGCTTGGTGATGTCCGAGAAGATGGCGTAGAAGCGGTAGAGCAGCACGCCGGGCAGCAGGCGGGGGTCCTCCTCGTCGAGCACGAGGCAGTAGGTGGTGACGGCCACGTCGAACAGCGCGGCGAGCAGCCACCACAGGAAGAGGTACTCGAAGCTGCCGAAGGCCAGCGTCGCGTGCGTGAAGAAGGCCAGCATGAACAGGCTGAGCACCGGCACCACCAGTGAATCGGCCGCCATGTACCAGAGCGACAGGCTCGCCACCGGGTGCTGGCGCAGCCGGGTGAGCAGGTGGCGGTGCTTGAGCACGCACTGCACGGTGCCGCGGGTCCAGCGGTAGCGCTGGTTGACCAGGTCCAGCCAGCGGCTGGGCGACTCGGCCCAGGCCTGGGCGGTGGGCTCGTAGGTCACGGCCCAGCCGGCGGCCAGCATCTTGAGGGTCAGGTCGCGGTCTTCGGCGAAGGTGTCGCTGTCGTAGCCACCGGCCTCGATCAGCGCCTCGCGACGGAAGACGCCCAGCGGCCCGCCGATCACGCTGACCGCCCGCACGGAACTCTGCGCACGCCGCTCCAGCGCCAGGCCCTGGATGTACTCGATGGCCTGCAGCCGGGTGGCGAGGTTCTCCCGGTTGGCCACCTTGACGTTGCCGGCCACGGCGCCCACCGTGGGGTCGTCGAAGTGCGGCACGCAGGCGCGCAGTGCGTTCGGGCTGATGCGGCTGTCGGCGTCCATGTTCAGCACCAGCGAGCCACGCGCCTGTGCCAGGCCCACGTTGAGCGCGGAGGACTTGCCGCCGTTGGGCTTGCGGATCACCCGCACCCGCGAAGACTCGCGTGCCGCCTCCTGGGCGCGCAGGTAGGTGTCGTCCGACGAACCGTCGTCGATCACCAGCACCTCGTAGCAAGGGTAGTCCAGCTCCAGCAGCGAACGCACCGACTGGCGGATCACCGGGCCCTCGTTGTAGGCGGGCACCACGATGGAGATGAAGGGCAGCGGCCGCCCGGCCTCGGCCATCGCGGCGGCGCGCGGCGCTTCGTCCTCCTC
The Sphaerotilus microaerophilus DNA segment above includes these coding regions:
- a CDS encoding polysaccharide deacetylase family protein, which encodes MRLAAFLLPLTLRGCALLVAALALLLPVQARAEGQVALYASPSTRAYLPGVGGSHDALLGPWRRLLQGRGHVFRELHSPEELAALKPQDVLVLPSTVALSAAERGALLRFRDIGGQLLTTWSTGARDVGGQWMGHGFLRELTGVDVTGEIEPTSNRRFLIPYGDTPVNREVPAGRRIWLGELAERPLALKGGVEAAAYLDWARTVLQPNSHSSAIVYDEGGARPGRRVVFGYAETAWSFQPGDFEALADQALRWLLRRPSVHLAAWPNGTRAAQLIEMDTEEGFANAIHFAELLEQIQASGTFYCLTSEVRKQADLVKRLARHHEIGFHGEVHYGFKDLPRDKQQRRLKRMLDEMRGALGAKGDWVAGVGRGFRAPTESYDETTEALLMALGLQHHTADPSRSADRLPVFAGSPDPARALVVLPRGQLDDLNYMDLKLTPAQVGAALVGEYEFNLRLGGLGLLSVHSQNFADTDQLLNRPTHSTLMTQAVEILTRHIGPRHQQAWIATGGAIADWWRQRQRARLDARMPDANTLELQVSVSGNAPVSGLTLLVGHRSANQAPRLQASAPPGGTGAAQLRRIDRFSSALVFPALPPGRHSLRLSFP
- a CDS encoding glycosyltransferase family 2 protein; amino-acid sequence: MSLRTHLATLLAWLRRRRPGQGKVVVLLTLLLVLLPLTLLLPLLNERAVLTWHVMSTLDGVEFGHSGPALTLLSLYVALLMLRYVAFLTASGVDTALRPGEEDEAPRAAAMAEAGRPLPFISIVVPAYNEGPVIRQSVRSLLELDYPCYEVLVIDDGSSDDTYLRAQEAARESSRVRVIRKPNGGKSSALNVGLAQARGSLVLNMDADSRISPNALRACVPHFDDPTVGAVAGNVKVANRENLATRLQAIEYIQGLALERRAQSSVRAVSVIGGPLGVFRREALIEAGGYDSDTFAEDRDLTLKMLAAGWAVTYEPTAQAWAESPSRWLDLVNQRYRWTRGTVQCVLKHRHLLTRLRQHPVASLSLWYMAADSLVVPVLSLFMLAFFTHATLAFGSFEYLFLWWLLAALFDVAVTTYCLVLDEEDPRLLPGVLLYRFYAIFSDITKLIATLEELLRLDMTWGKLTREGKI